In one window of Armatimonadota bacterium DNA:
- the gmk gene encoding guanylate kinase, whose protein sequence is MNTDSGFVIVISGPSGVGKGAIADAAMKRFPRLQRSVSATTRAPRAGEVEGKHYFFRSGDEFRRMAEGGELVEWTTYLDDSYGTPRAEVDRILAAGNWALFEIDVVGGRSIRAAYSDAVLVFVAPPSWDALAKRLAGRQSETEGGLARRLEVARREIECAGEYDYVIINDRLDDAVDLLCAIVRAEQARPSRVDLNRLREQARAKP, encoded by the coding sequence TTGAACACCGACAGCGGCTTCGTTATCGTGATATCGGGTCCCTCCGGCGTGGGCAAAGGCGCCATTGCCGATGCCGCCATGAAACGGTTCCCGCGTCTGCAGCGGTCGGTATCGGCGACGACCCGCGCGCCGCGCGCCGGTGAAGTCGAGGGCAAGCACTACTTCTTCCGCTCCGGGGATGAGTTCCGGCGCATGGCGGAGGGCGGCGAGTTGGTTGAATGGACGACCTACCTCGACGACTCCTACGGCACGCCGCGCGCCGAGGTGGACCGGATTCTGGCCGCCGGCAACTGGGCGCTGTTCGAGATTGATGTCGTCGGCGGACGCAGCATCCGGGCCGCATACTCCGATGCGGTGCTCGTGTTCGTTGCGCCGCCGAGCTGGGACGCGCTGGCGAAGCGCCTCGCTGGGCGCCAGAGCGAGACTGAGGGCGGCCTGGCCCGGCGCCTGGAGGTCGCGCGTCGCGAGATCGAGTGCGCCGGGGAATACGACTACGTCATCATCAACGATCGCCTGGACGACGCGGTGGACCTGCTGTGCGCCATTGTCAGGGCGGAGCAGGCACGTCCTTCTCGCGTCGATCTCAACCGTCTGCGCGAGCAGGCGCGGGCGAAGCCGTGA